GGATAATAGTAATACCCTCACTTTCTAGGGCCCTCttctcaaaaaccaaaacaaaaaaaaaacaaaaaaccctccCCTGTAAAATGACATGAATACCCTCATAAACAAAAGGAAAGTTCCAATTTGTGCTGTCACTCTCTAGAGTCTACGACGGCTCTCTTCATTCCGCCGCCAAGCGAAGGCGGTCCGCGGTCCTCTACTCTGTACGGATGACTCGCCAAACACCACGTGGCACCCTTCAGTCATAGGTTTTTCCTGTTTGTCTGaatgtgaaatttttgtttatCAATATTGCGTGGTTGGTTCTTTTGACAGATTATACCAAAAAATTCCTGAAGGGACAGGGAACTTGTCAGAGTTATGCGTTTGTTTGGTATTCTTAATCGATTTCAGTAGCAACAGTCGAAAGCGGATAAAGCAGAAGCAGATTTACTAAAAGAAGCTACGGATTCATCTCAAGTTTCTTTGAGGTCTAAAGTTGAGAAGATGTAAGATGATTCTACGCTCATCAAATACAGTTCTGATGAGGAAGATTTCACTGATGGAAAGTGAAAGTTAGAGCTTGCTTGGCTTACAAAAGCCCTTGAACcacttttcaacccaaaaaaaaaaaaaaaaaaaatcaactagaGCATTGTCTATGAAGTACATGAAATCCATTACTAACTTTAACCACTTTTCAGTTCCAAAACCACTCCAACACATACTCACTCGGAAACAATCTATACTTGATCAGATAAAGACATGTTCCAACCTAAAGAACTTGGGATCTGTGTTTGCCTCTATGATCAAAACCAATGCAAACCAAGATTGTTTTTTAGTGAACCAATTTATTAGCGCCTGCTCCAACTTTTTGCAAATAGATTATGCAACTTTAGCATTTACCCACGTGGAAAGTCCCAATGTTTTTGTCTACAATGCAATGATAAGGGGctttgttcattgttttcacCCAACTCAAGCTTTGGAATGTTACATACATATGATGAGAGCTGAAGTTATGCCAACAAGTTATACATTTTCATCGTTGATTAAGGCTTGTGCTTCGCTTTCAGCTTTGGGTTTTGGTGAAGCTGTACATTGTCACATTTGGAGAAATGGGTTTGATTCACATTTGTTTGTTCAGACTGCTTTGATTGATTTCTATTCGAATTTTGGCAAAATTGATAGATCAAGAAgggtgtttgatgaaatgcctgAGAGAGATGTTTATGCATGGACCACGATAGTTTCTGGTTATGTCCGTACTGGGGATTTGAGTTCTGCGAAGGAATTGTTTGAGGAGATGCCTGAGAGGAATACTGCTACATGGAACACTATGATTGATGGATATGCAAGAATGGGGAATTTTGATTCTGCGGAGTTGTTATTCAATCAGATGTCTGTAAGGGATATAATCTCATGGACAACCATGATCACTTGCTATTCTCAGCACCAGAAATTTAGAGAAGCATTAGCAATATTTAACGAAATGACGAGTAATGGGATCCATCCAGATGAAGTGACCATGGCAACTGTTATATCAGCTTGTGCCCATCTTGGAGCTCTTGATTTAGGAAAGGAAATTCATCTTTATATATTGCAGAATGGATTTGATGTTGATGTTTATATTGGGTCTGCGCTTATTGACATGTATGCCAAGTGTGGGAGCTTAGATAGGTCACTTTCAGTGTTCTTCAAATTGCGGgagaaaaacttgttttgttggAATTCAGTTATAGACGGGCTTGCAGTTCATGGGTATGCAGATGAAGCGCTAAAGATGTTTAGGGGAATGGAGAGGGAGAAGATCAAACCTAATGGAATTACTTTTATTAGCGTTCTAAGTGCCTGCACTCATGCAGGACTTGTTGAAGAAGGCCGAAGGATGTTTTTGAGCATGACAGATGATTACTCAATCCTTCCTGAAGTTGGACACTATGGATGTATGGTTGATCTATTGAGCAAAGCAGGCTTGCTTAAAGATGCACGAGAGTTGATAAGAAGCATGAAAGTTGAACCAAACAACATTATATGGGGGGCCTTGTTAGGTGGGTGCAAGCTCCACAGAAACTTGGAGATTGCTCAAGTTGCTGTTAAGGAACTGATGGCTTTGGAGCCAAACAACAGTGGCCATTACAATCTTCTGGTTAACATGTATGCTGAAGTGAATAGATGGGGTGAGGTTGGAAAAATCCGGGCAGCCATGAAGAATATAGGAGTGGAAAAGAAATGTCCTGGATCCAGTTGGATTGAAATGGAAAGGAAGATTCATCAGTTTGCAGCATCTGATAAATCTCACCCAGCTTCTAGTGAAATTTACCTATTGCTGGCTGAATTAGGTGGGCAACTGAAGCTAGCTGGCTATGTACCTGAACTAATTTGGGGGGATTTAGCGTGAGCTGCCTACACCTTTGGGGGCATATGTAACATATTATTCTTTGGGGTTCTTTACATGGTCATCCCCGCTCAATTTGTTGGTAAGAATTGACCATAATCattggaaaatttaaaaagaagcTGAATGGTTTCTTCACCAACatataaataaaagcaaagagaaaaagattaaattacCAACCAGGAAATTTTCTAGAATGTTAGTATGGGTGCGATATTGCAAcatgagaaaattttgaaaattcatagCATGACACGGCAGATAGGACGCTGTTACAACACGAATACGACACTGGTACGACATCCCAAATAAAGTGTCCGTGCTTCCTATTAGAATGTTAATTGTAGGCAACCAAGGCTACTTTGTAACAAGTGAGGTATTGGAAAACAATACGGGGTGATAATGCTAACAGAAATGCAAAGTAATTTTATTTCCCGCTCATTAGTCATGTTTTAAAGTGGAACTCTAAATTTGGGAAAACATAAAATGTTACCAGAAATGCaaattcattttgttttctACTCAATAGTCATGTTTTAAGGTGGAATTCTAAATTGGGAAAacattttcttgaattttagattttttcttgtttatctGAATGAGAAATTTTTGTTTATCAATATTGCGTGGTTGGTTCTTTTGACAGATTATACTAAAAAATTCCTGAAGGGACAGGGAACTTGTCAGAGTTATGTGTATGGTATTCTTAATCGATTTCAGTGGCAACGGTCGAAAGCAGATAAAGCAGAAGCAGATTTACTAAAAGAAGCTACGGATGCATCTCAAGTTTCTTTGAGGTCTAAAGTTGAGAAGATGGAAGATGATTCTACGCTCAGCAAATACAGTTCTGATGAGGAAGATTTCACTGATGGAAAGTGGAAGTTAGAGCTTGCTTGGCTCACAAAAGCCCTTGAACCAGCTCTGCAATTGTGTAGGTGGGCTCTGCCAACAGGTCTGTTTATTCTAGTTTGTGTTCATCTAATGTGGAAGGTGCTACACTTGGCTTACTGTATGAATCAATCATGGCACTATGATGGAGTCTTTTTGTCTGTGTCAATTTGTCTGACATTGGAACTTTGGAACAAGCATCTAAGAACAGATGACTCAATTCTTAAAACTGAACCACAGTAtctttaatatttgtttttggtctTCCAAAGAAACAGAGGTTGAGTGGTAACTTTTGAATATCCATGTCATCATGTTGGCtgatataaaattcaaaatttgcaGGAGAcgaaattgaaaacaaatccTTACCCAGTAGTCGATCTGTTTCAGAAATCATTGCAAGCATTCAACGGAGTAAGATTGGGATCGAGGATTGGAGCTTGAGTGACCTTACCATTGGcttgtaatttatttatctcCGTCAAGTAGCTACAAAACCATTTGAAGATGTTAAGGGTGTTCAGATATCATCAGATTCAATAGTAATTCAGTGTCCTTGTTATTGATGAAATATACGATATGCACACtcaacaaatattatttttcttaccttctgtttatgttttttgtttcagTAATTCAAAGTTCTTATTAGGTAATGATTTCATAATTTAGGTGCATGATCTCATCTACCACCTGGAGTTAGCAAAAGGTTCTTATAAGGATAGTCCTGCAACGCTTGCAAGGAACAGCATGCTTCGAGAAAGCAATGTTTTGAAGTTTGTAAAAATTTCCAGTGTGATGAGGCCTGGATATTATATTGGGATTGATAATTGTAGGAAACTAGTGATTCTTGGAATTCGTGGAACTCTGACTGTCTATGACCTTATCACTGATATCGTTTCTTCAGGTGATGGAGAAGTGACATTTGAAGGTTATTCCACTCACTTTGGCACTGCTGAAGCTGCTCGTTGGTTTCTATTTCATGAGATGGGAACCATTAGGAATTGCTTGGAGAAATAGGAGGTGTTGAAAATTTAACTTTGATCTGTTTTACAGatgttgttttctttcaatCCTCCCCACAttctcctccccccccccccccccccctggttccttctttttttgggtaccaTTGTAGTGAGCCTAACTCATCAACAGTGATATAGGTTAAGGCTTGTGGGCCATTCTCTCGGAGGTGGCACAGCTTCTTTATTAGCAATAATGCTTCGCAGAAAATCATACATGGAACTTGGATTTAGCCCTTATATTGTTTCTGCTGTTGGATTTGCAACTCCACCTTGTGTTTCCAGAGAACTTGCAGAAAACTGTTCTGATTTTGTTACAACTGTTGTCATGCAGGTAGGTGGATGTAATTGATGGTCTCTCAGTTATGTGTTTGTTGTTTCCATTGTTTAAGTGATCATGCTTATGTCCTCTTATTGCTTCTCATTTTTCCATCTATTCAGGATGATATTGTACCTAGGTTAAGTGCAGCTTCTCTAACAAGGCTGAGGAACGAAATCCTTCAAACTGATTGGTAATCAAAACCTAACCTATTCAAAGCTAATACTACTGTTGTTTTATGGCATGCTAAGTTCAAATACGCACATGAATTAAGGAAGTTTTTTTGAGGATGAGGGCATTCTAGATgccaaagagaaaaagagagagaaaaagagaccATATGAGTTGTGATCtatggttttttgtttgtttggtatcCATTGGGCTATGCCGTATAAAGTTAGTGAGCTATTAGCTTCTTGGCAAGGCAAGTTCAGTAGACATCGAAATATTGATTTATGGAGGTTTGCGTCGCATTGTTTGTTCTAGTGTTTATTGCGGGAGCAAAATGCTAGATGCTTTGAGCATTGTAAAAGGTCTACTCTTGACattaagtctttctttttccataCTCTCCTTAATTGGATTTTAGTTGTGCCATCTTGTTCTTGTTTATCTCTCCTCAatctttttgatcattttaatcTAGGTTCTTGATTTGTGCCACTATAGTACTTGGttggcttttcttttttcttaataaaaattcttacattacttatatatatatatatatatatattttttttttaattgttttttataataattttagtaaaattttatattatttttattcaattttatttaaaaatgatatatatatatatatgtgtgtgtgtgtgtgtgtgtgtgtattatataATACGTAGGGATCAATTTCTCAAATATTAAAACCTCAAGAAGTTAtaaggaagaattgaaacccTAGGGGTCATTTTGCAATTGATCCAAACCCTAGGTGGTGTTTTTGCATTTtgaccaaattaaaattaatagaaagAAACTATGACGTTAACATATCTTAATAattgaaacaaaagaaaaatcttagcACTTAATAAGCACATccatttaagtatatatatcaCAATATATGATAAACATGTCATATTTTGAGATGAAAATTGCTCTATAAAAATCTGTATTATACCTTTATATTAAAGTATTAAATGAATAGAGAAACTTGTTTGATGATAGGAATGCATTCTTGTGAAGGATATTCAGCAGCAAATCTTCATGTTCTGTGATGGTCTTAATAAGCTGGCTTGGTCTTCTCCTTGAAGATATATTTAATCGTGGCGACAAACCATAAAAGCTTCACCTCAACATCAATGCCTGGTCTTGAATTGATAATGTGTAAGAGGCATAGGAGAAGATAATGGTGACTGAAGAGAGGAACTGATTCCCATGAACCAATTCCCTAACAAACTCAATGGCTTCCCAATAATAAAATCTGTTAAAAGAAGATCAAACCAAATTAAATCATAATTTGTTTAGTCTTGGGTTTCTTTAGTTTAGTTCAATAGAGACAAGTTATACTTGGTTTCAACTTACATATAACAATTTAGcacaataacaataaacacaaaattaagaaaattaatattatgaTGTTGTCATGGAAAACCATCAAGAGCCTTATAGCTAAACCAGCACCGCCTAGTGTTTACAATGGAGATGTCCAAGGTTCAAATTCTCCTTCTCCCattttaactattaaattatcataatagaagaaaaaaaatgctgacgtggaaaattgtgagctTTCAAAAGCGGgtaattattgaatactcctgaagtaccataaatgcgtgcTCTCCTCTCTCACATAACtctgggtcccactaattaaatttatgatgggaccctcaattcatgtgagagggggagtacgcatttatggtactcccgaagtattcaataatttttcttcaaaagttGATATGGCACAAAAAGAATGAGTCAATAAAAAGTATAAGGCTTTCATTTTATATGGATTATAGAGAAGTGTCATTACAAGTCCgtcaatttcatttttaaggTATCTAATATTATTTTGGGGCAGTGGTTGGTAAACACTGTAAACAGTTATTTACATCGAGGAACTTTTTCCTCCCTTCAAATACAGATCACCAAACATGTGAAGGGCTAGTTATTTTTGTAGCATATAGAAGCTGGTTTCTTCTGTATATTGAAGGTAGCTTCTCTTGTTTCAGACATCACTTTTCCATGCACATGGaagttttttttggtaatggactatttttctttttcttattaaaaaacttATGGAACTTAATTCTTGCATTTTTGTCAGGATGAGTGTGATTGAGAAGGAAGACTGGAAAAATGTAATAGGTCTGGTTACAAATGCAAAGCAAGTTGTGTCTTCAGTGCAAGATGTAGCTCAAAAGCTTGCTGATTATGCCAAATTCAGGAACAATGACACTTCCTCTGGTAAGCTCTACCTGCTCTGCCCTAAATGTTTGCAGATGTTATTGTGTTAAACCTCTGACAACTATAGCTTTGGATTTTTccatctgaattttttttaatgagttttgGGCCCAAGGGGAAGGGGAAGGGAAAGGGAAGAATTAAACTTGTGACCTCCATTTTATGAAGCATGGTCCCCAGCTTTTTGTACTACCCCTTGAGGTTGCCATATGATGACATAGTGATTATTCATAATTTACAGGTGTTTTATCTTTATGGTTCTTTCTTCAGTTACTTGTGCTTTAAATGTTAAGATGGGTCCTGAATCAGTAAGTCCATTTAATCCGATGTTGGATTTTATCATCCTTTTCTGGGCACTTTTAGAATTGGTGCTGGTTCCTCCCCAACCCACCCCCAAAACTTCTCTTATCtctcattttcctttcattGTGTGTATGCCTGTCTGCCAAACATATCTACCCCACCCCCTCCCTCTTATTTGATTCTTTCTAACTGCCTGAGGGTTGTTCATACGAAGGTTGTTATAGAAGCCGGGTAAGAGAATGAAGTGAACTGTTGTTTGGAGTGCATTTTGATTGTAGAAGTAAAGTTATGGAATTCTCTTTTCAAAGAAGCTATATGCTTCTCATGATAACAAAAATGTAGTGAACAGTTCTCTTTCCATAGGAAGGTTGTTACAGAAGCCGGGTAAGAGAATGAAGTGATTTGTTGTCTGGACTGCATTTTGATTGTAGAAGTAAAGTTATGGAATTCTCTTTTCAAAGAAGCTATCTGCTTctcatgaaaacaaaaatttagtgtTTACTTTAGTTGTAGCAATCCGTGGATTAACATTAATCTATATAGTTAAGCTTATCATGCCATACTTATTAATTTGCCACATTCACCAAagttttgttttggtatttGAACAGAAAGTTCATTTACAAAGGAGTCAACTACTGCCACTGTATTACCTATTACCTCCAACACAGCAAAAGAGAATGCTGTTGTCATTGAAAAGGAAGGAGCTGTCTCTGCAGTGCCTGAGGAGTCAAACCACAAGTGTGATAGCCATTTATATGCTTTAAGAGATGTACTCAAAGGCTTCCCAGGACCCAAGGACGAAGGTATATTCAGATGAATGGAAGTTTATTGTTTTAGGATGAGTAGTGTTATACAAACATATCATACTACGTTCTCCAAATACACCGGGTTGGATCCAAGATGCAGTCACGTGAAGTCTTTGCCTCTATGTTtgtatgaaaattttgtacaaagagcttgtttgttgtgttttttttttttttactcaggtAGTCTTGTGGAATGTATTAATAAATGTTATTATCGTTTTCTGTAATTTGACAGATTTTTAGGGGGAAATAACGTCAATCTTTAGTGATTAAGCTTCATCATATGTTTATCTTTTGGTATCAGAATCTCCATTATTAATATgcagttttgttttttagtcgTAGTTTTTCTCAGAATGACAACTTCAGAGTAGTCAATAATTTCAAATCATTCTGGATGGAGAGTGGAGACCTTAGCTAGTATTGTTGAATAAAATTTGCAATGGCACGTGTACAAATTTCTTCAAGTACTTCATCTAAATTATTCAAACCCTACCCACGAGTGCCTATACATCTTGGTAGAGAATCTAGTAGATCGGGTTAAAATTGAGGCAAATGGAGTATAGCTCATGCTTTAGCCAAGTCAGTTAATTTTGTTGATAGTTATGTTGGTTGTAATAACTCTTTCCTCTAGGATTCTGTTTGGGGTGTTTGGAGAGGAAAGACTatttttaaattagtttaatGAAAGTTTGGATAGATAGATAGGCTGCGGAAGCGAATAAGCTTAAAGTAAATAACAGTATATACTTTAACATAAAGATTACAATAAAAGCTTAAAGTAAATAtgcttaaaataaatattctaaaaatatatatatgcttaaaaTAAACACTTACAAGAAGTAATAGTAAATACAAAGTTTTCTTGAGCAGGAATTGGGAAAATGTTACAAGCTTAGGACCTTTAAGAGGTAGGCTATAAACTAAGGGGAAATTTAAAGCTAGTAAAAATTAAGTTCTACTTACAACTTGAAATGGACAACCCTTTTTATAGCAAAAGAAAGCGCTACTTAAACAGTAAATACTGaatgataaaattgttttttttactattcacagtaaattttcaataaattgaCTTAAGCAGTGATGTCAACAAATTTGTTGATTTGTGGCGTTAGCAGTGTGAATTATCCCTTGTGGGGAGTAGAGATAGCAATTGTTACCCAACCCACGGGTACCCAATCCAATAAGTAATAGGGTTGAGTttgggtttttaaaataaaacccgAAGCAGGTACGGGTTTTGGCAATACCCACCCCGAACCAGGACGTGAACCCAACTCGCTTAACTATAATATTGTCGCTGATGCATTAgcaaaaaaactaaagagttgTATAGGGCTTCAAGTTTGGCTGGAAGTTCTTCCTAATGACATTGCCCCTTTAGTTTGCAGTGATGTTCATTGAATAgtctttttattgaataaatgtccAGGCTCTTGGAAGTCTagtttctttaataaaaaaaaaaaaaatgtctttatGTCAAGGTCtttgtgtaatttttaatttgtatttgaGTAACTCAACTACAAACAAGTTCTTATAATAAACTCAAGGAAGGACTATTATTTGTGGAAAAGTTTAAATggatactatttttttaaattaaaatgatattgGTATGGTTATGAGTTTTGTAATTCAACTGGACCTCATGATATTTTCAATGGAAACATCCAAAGTACAATTTCGTCATTCTCTattgttgtaactatcgaattatcaagtgggttctagttaacttaaccggtaaagtttctgatagttgaataagagatatttGATTTAATCgccgtctacaccaaaaactgattggagtgttggtttgatgataaagaattttcattaaGAGCGGATGACATAGGTcaaaactctcttaaaaaaaactatggaattatcaaatatcaaaatattaaaaaaaaaaatgatatttgtgTAATTTAGTGAATATTATATGggctttaaaatattttaggttCAAAATTGGGTTTGTAGTTGTTGCTGGCCCATATATTCGTAAACAAGTGAAGATGGCTTGAATGATGGGCCCATTCAACATGGCCTCGGCTCAAAGTCTCAGTCTCACAGAGGGCTAACCAGAGCTGAAGTTAAGGGCGTTTATGATATTCGACCACACTCTTGTACCTATAAATAactctctcttttgtttagGGTATCACTCTCACAGTCACAGGCAATCGTTCGCTGCCTAACAAGTACGCCGTCGTTCTGTTACCCAGTTACTCGCATCCCCTTCTCTCTTATCACTTGGAATTCCCACTGGGATTTCACTTTGCTTAACAACACTGCTTCTTTATGCTTGTCAAAATCCATATCTATTTTACGAGCTGGGTCTTTGTTTCTGAATTTCATGTTAGAAATATGAAGTGGTGAATGGAGAATGAGATGATGAGGAATATGTTTCCCTATTGGTTTGATTGCCGATATGATGGCATCAATCATGTATTAGCTCTAGCTGATCGTTCTCCTTCTCCACACAAATATTATATAcagtttaattttgttttctttctatatttttattaaaaaataaaatgtgggtttggttgttttttttttttttaagattttaggaGTTGGGAGAATGAAATGATGACTGAGACATATTTGTTTCCCTATTGGTTTGATTGCCGTCATGATGGCACAATTTGTATTAGCTCTACCTGATCATTCTGTTCATGGTACAGTCTTCTCGTTTTTCCTAGCTTTTATATGTAGCAATGAGAACTTAATTCTTTAAAATGCAAAGGGCAGGAAGAAGAACGTGCCTAGAGAATGCAAGCGACATGCAATGTGTTGTTCttgtcattttgttttgtaatgCATTGAAATCCATTTGTGAAAGAACAGTGATTGTTTTctccaatatataatttatggCTATAACGGTCGTTATCAATTTTTCTGaaaacaattgaattattaattatcAATATTATATGAAAATTCTGCTATGAATATATGGTTGATGAAAGATGCTTTCTTCACTTACCCATCCGTAAGtgacttttattatatttagacTCTTCTCCTATCGCACACTGCCTAAACAAGGTCTTTGACTCCATGTATAACTCCACTGAAGCTGGCTCTAGAAAATTTTAGGTAGGGATTGTACCAGTCTAACAGAGAACCAAAATTTGACCGAATGGAGATGGGAACAGCTTGGAGGGTGTGCTCAATGCTAAGACTGTAATTGtcaaaatttgtattaatttttcatttcttggcAAGTGTCCCAGTTTTTCAGTTGTGGATTGGTGGCTGTTTGGATTAATGTTTGATTGAAATATTATCTTGAAAAAATCAACCttgctttattttattgattggaattggaattggaatATGTTATTAGAGGGAATTGCCTTATATTTGAATTCAATAATCACCACTTTTACCCTAGAACCTCTCAAATAATAATTCTTAAATTCATTTGGTGCACCGTGTGCATGAACTTACTAGAGGCGACTAATTAGTAATGACAACAATGTTTGTTCTATTAGTTTCACCGACAGAAACATAAGGATATGTCCTCGGCCTCAtctgaggaattttttttaactggtACTAAACAACCTAAATTCATATTTGTTATGCATGAATTAGGTTCACAGTGAGAAGAGACGACATCCTGATCTGGATTATTCTGTCTATAAATTAAGATGAGGGGAAATAGCCTTTATGTGATGAGACAATATCGCtaaagacaaagtttagctacaataTTGGTTTTGGTCTAaggttacaactttatttaatatctttttattgaaagtgaattttgaaaaattcacgtttgaattttacatcttcttcttatatcctctgttacaatttttttagaaaagtaaagatcaataattatatcatcattaaattatttaaattgtaactttttatagtttaaaatgatgtaaacaaaatataagattataaatcatattgtaaataatatccgattgatacAAAacttgacatgtgtattaaaactTAAGATATTGATCTTGATGTGAAGTTCAATTTGAATTAATACACAAAAAGATGTTGATCCTGATGTGAAGTTTGATTTGAATTAATAACAAGTATATGTTTATCTATAACAAAACAGTGCTGCTTCGTTCAAAACCTGCAAGATCAGTTGTCCCTTGTAAAAGCTCTGGTATGATTTTAGTCTAGAAGAGTCCATATAATTGAGCAAATGATGCAGGTGCCTGGAGTTCAATTGTCTATGGGTGTCCTGCATGTCAAACCCCAAAAACCATACGCTGACTTGATCATATATTCATATCTGTTCATATCAGATTAGCGTTAGATTGTATCAATTGAGAatgtttttggagaaaatttccTG
The Quercus lobata isolate SW786 chromosome 10, ValleyOak3.0 Primary Assembly, whole genome shotgun sequence DNA segment above includes these coding regions:
- the LOC115963893 gene encoding pentatricopeptide repeat-containing protein At1g06143; translation: MKYMKSITNFNHFSVPKPLQHILTRKQSILDQIKTCSNLKNLGSVFASMIKTNANQDCFLVNQFISACSNFLQIDYATLAFTHVESPNVFVYNAMIRGFVHCFHPTQALECYIHMMRAEVMPTSYTFSSLIKACASLSALGFGEAVHCHIWRNGFDSHLFVQTALIDFYSNFGKIDRSRRVFDEMPERDVYAWTTIVSGYVRTGDLSSAKELFEEMPERNTATWNTMIDGYARMGNFDSAELLFNQMSVRDIISWTTMITCYSQHQKFREALAIFNEMTSNGIHPDEVTMATVISACAHLGALDLGKEIHLYILQNGFDVDVYIGSALIDMYAKCGSLDRSLSVFFKLREKNLFCWNSVIDGLAVHGYADEALKMFRGMEREKIKPNGITFISVLSACTHAGLVEEGRRMFLSMTDDYSILPEVGHYGCMVDLLSKAGLLKDARELIRSMKVEPNNIIWGALLGGCKLHRNLEIAQVAVKELMALEPNNSGHYNLLVNMYAEVNRWGEVGKIRAAMKNIGVEKKCPGSSWIEMERKIHQFAASDKSHPASSEIYLLLAELGGQLKLAGYVPELIWGDLA